Proteins encoded within one genomic window of Mya arenaria isolate MELC-2E11 chromosome 13, ASM2691426v1:
- the LOC128215021 gene encoding uncharacterized protein LOC128215021 encodes MKMKVVIFLCLVSAAHCFIFQGGESQRKTVLQTEDEVDVVISDKNGYPVSENAIFEQDGYEVVKPNNRNVCLIKQISDSNACFDEQPLTFEPSSTIQTRCDERPIIVLKATECDDGSDDDQDEGLQKGKRSISKSKCSKIVVSGCTWKYCVRRNIWGKCKEERCSRWVDKIINSCD; translated from the exons atgaaaatgaaagtgGTCATCTTTCTATGCTTGGTCTCAGCGGCTCATTGTTTTATCTTCCAG GGTGGTGAATCGCAGAGGAAAACTGTCCTACAGACGGAAGATGAAGTGGATGTGGTAATCAGTGACAAAAACGGATATCCTGTGTCCGAGAATGCCATCTTTGAGCAAGAT GGATATGAGGTGGTCAAGCCGAACAATCGCAATGTCTGTCTGATAAAACAG ATCAGTGATTCGAATGCTTGTTTCGATGAACAACCGTTGACCTTTGAGCCTTCCTCCACAATACAGACCCGTTGCGATGAGAGACCAATCATCGTCCTGAAAGCTACTGAGTGTGACGATGGCTCAGACGACGACCAAG ACGAAGGGCTACAGAAGGGCAAACGAAGCAtttcaaaatccaaatgttCAAAGATTGTAGTCTCCGGTTGCACTTGGAAGTACTGCGTTCGGCGAAACATTTGGGGAAAGTGCAAGGAGGAACGCTGCAGTCGCTGGGTCGACAAAATAATCAACTCGTGCGATTAG